The stretch of DNA CAAAGGGCCGATAATATCGAAAGCATAAATCCCTTCTTCTTCTGCTCGTTTTTTCATAAAGCTCCGTATCTCTGGCTTCACAAGCGTAAACGCAATTATTCCTTGGTTCAACTTAGCTAAAGAGATGACTTCTTCAATATGGGATTCATCTTCTACATAAGGGTATCTTTTTATTTCGGCGGATGCCCCGTTAAATTGACTGATAGCCGCCTTTGTTACAAGCTCCGCAGTTTCCCCAACAGAATCGGAGACTACATAAATCACTGGATCCGTCAAGTTTCTCACCCTCCTCTACCTGGCTCTTACTGATCAGAAGCAAGGGCCACAAAGGCTTTCGTTATATTGGTTTTTGTAATCCGTCCAATCACTTCAAAACCTTGCTCGGTTTCTTTCACAACAGGTAGAGCATCGATTTGTTTTTCAATTAACTTTTTGGCGACTTCAATTAATAAATCGTCCTTTTGGCACATCGTAATGTTTGGCATACGTGTCATGATAATATTGACAGGGATTGTCGTTAATTCCTGCTTCCCGATGCTGGCTCGTAACAAATCTTTCCGGGACAATACTCCGACAAGATGACTTTTGTCATCTACGACAAATAGCGTCCCAACATCCTCTAAAAACATCGTCACAATCGCGTCATAAACCGATACATTTTCATTTACGACAACCGGAATGGATTGGTAATCTTTTACATGGATTTTTTTTAGATTTTCCGTTAATAGCTGTGTGCCAGATTTTCCTGTATAAAAATAGCCAACACGTGGACGAGCGTCTAAATAACCAGCCATCGTTAAAATAGCTAAATCTGGCCGTAAAGTCGCCCGTGTCAAATTAAGCTTTTCAGCAATATGCTCACCTGTAATTGGACCGTTCTCTTTTACGATTTGCAAGATTTGTTCTTGCCGCTTATTTAGTTCGATTGTCCTCACCACCTGACTCACTACAAATGTGTTACACTTTATATAAATTATTATATACTATTCCAGTACAATTAGAAGAATTTTAAGTAGAAAAATGTATCGAGAAACCCCCCGATACATTTTTTATCCGATTGAAATTGTAAGAATGTGAGATTACTTTACCATAATCTCATTCACGTTGGCAAAAGATAATATGATGTGAGCAAGTTCGTTCATATGTGACAATCGATTGTTTTTAATTTTTTCATTTTGATCCATAACCATGGTATGCTCAAAATACGCTTCAATCGCTGGGCGTAATGATTTTAGTAACTCGTATTTTTCTTCCTCTGATGCGGTTTCTGAAAATGCTTTTCGAATATGTTCGAGTTCGTTATATAATGTATGTTCATGGCCGTTTTGGAATAACCCTGGGTCGATGGTAGTAACTTTTTCTGCTTTTTTCGCAATATTGACGACACGGCTTAAAGCTTCGATTACAGATTTAAAGTCGTCATCTTCTTTATGGTTTTGAAGGACACGTGCCCGATCAAAGAGCTGTGGAAGCGACGAAATTTGTCCCTTTAAAACACTTTCTACAATATCATAACGAATATTTTCTTCTTGCAATACATACTTTAGGCGCAATTTAAAGAACTGTATGATTTCTTCTTCTAATTCAAATGCCTCTTTAGAACCAATACCATCAACTATCACTTGTTGTACGGCTTCCGTTACTAGTTGTGGAAGAGGTATGCTCCATTGATGATGAAGCAACGTTTGAACGATTCCTAACGCCTGTCTTCTTAATGCATATGGATCTTGAGAACCGCTTGGTATCAAGTCGATAGCAAAGAAAGAGGCGATGGTGTCCAGCTTATCTGCAATCCCTACTACTGCACCGATCGAAGAAGCTGCCGGTACATCATCAGCCGAACGAGGTTGGTAATGCTCATTTACCGCACGAGCCACTCGTTCATCTTCGCCTAAAAGGAGGGCATATTTTTCTCCCATTATTCCTTGAAGTTCAGGGAACTCATAGACCATTTGAGTGACAAGGTCAAATTTACTAATTTGTGCCGCTCGGTCAACTAGTGATTGTTCTTCCTTCGTAAATTGAAGTAGTTCGGCTAATTGATTAGAAAGCTTACGAACACGTTCTACTTTTTCACTTAAAGTACCAATTTCTTCATGATAAACAATAGATTTTAGTTTTGCTAACGCTTGGTCGATTGATAGTTTTTGGTCTTCTTGATAGAAGAAGTCCGCATCCGCTAAACGAGCTCGTAATACTTTTTCGTTTCCTTTCGCAACCGTTTCTAAATAACGGTCATCACCGTTACGCACTGTCACGAAATACGGTAAAAGGTTTCCTTCTGCATTTTTAACAGGGAAATAGCGTTGATGCTCTTTCATTGTTGTAATTAATACTTCTTCCGGAATCGCTAAAAATTTCTCTTGGAACGTTCCAAATAAAGCTGTTGGGTACTCCACTAAGTTGTTCACTTCTTCTAATAATTCTTCGTCGATCGGAATTTGCCATTGCTGCTTTTCTTCTAATGCTTGAATTTGGTTAAGAATCATCTCTTTTCTTTCTTTTGGATTTGCAATTACGTATTGTTCTTTTAAAGCGTCCTCATATTCTGCTGGTCGTTCAATGGATCGTTGGCTACCTAAAAACCGATGTCCGTACGTTAAACGATCAGTTGAAACATTCGCGACAGAGAAAGGAATGATCTCTTCTCCGAAAAGAGCTAACAACCATTTGATTGGACGAATATATCGAAGTTCTTGATTCGCCCATCTCATATTTTTAGGGAACGATAGACTTCTTACAACGTGTGCTAGCTCGGGTAAAATTGACATGGTGCTTTTTCCTTTAATAAATTTGTTGACAAAGCAATATTCGACGCCGTTCACTTCTTTAAAATAAATATCATTAACATCTACACCCTGCCCCCGACTAAATCCTAGAGCCGCTTTCGTCCATTCACCGTTTTCATCGATGGCGATTTTTTTTGCTGGACCTCTCGCTTCTTCATGAATATCTTCTTGTGACTCAGCCACATCTTTTACATAAACCGCTAACCGTCTTGGAGTAGAAAAAAGGCGAACTTCACCAAACGTAATTTTTTGGTCTTGGAAAAATTGCTTAATTTTTTCACCTAATTGATTCATGGACGGTGTTATAACATTTGCCGGCATTTCTTCCAGACCAATTTCTAGGAGAAAATCACGCTTACTCATTTTGCATTGTCCTCCTTTTGTTGTTTCAAAATCGGAAATCCTAGCTTTTCTCGCTCTTGATAGAATGTTTTCGCTACTTGTCGAGCAAGGTTCCGCATTCGACCGATATAACCTGTTCGCTCAGTTACGGAAATAGCCCCTTTCGCATCAAGCAAATTAAAAACGTGTGAACATTTTAAGACGTAATCATACGCTGGATGCACAAGTCCTTCTTCCATTTGTTTCTTTGCTTCCGCTTCAAATGTGTTAAATAAATCGAAAAGCATGTCCGTATTCGACGTTTCAAACGTATATTTGGAGTGTTCATATTCTGGTTGATAAAAAATATCACGTACGGTAAAACCGTTTGTCCATTCTAAATCAAATACATTTTCTTTATTTTGGATATAGGAAGCTAACCGTTCAATTCCGTATGTGATTTCCACTGAAACTGGTTTACATTCAAGTCCCCCGACTTGTTGGAAATACGTAAATTGAGTGATTTCCATTCCGTCTAACCATACTTCCCAACCAAGTCCCGCACAACCAAGGGATGGATTTTCCCAGTTATCTTCTACAAAACGAATATCATGTTTTAACGGATCGATTCCTAAAGCGCGTAATGAATCTAAATAAATTTCTTGAATGTTATCAGGAGATGGTTTCATAATAACTTGGAATTGGTGATGTTGGTATAGTCGGTTCGGATTTTCTCCGTACCTTCCGTCAGCAGGACGACGCGAAGGCTCTACGTATGCCACATTCCATGGTTCAGGGCCGATGGCTCGCAAAAAGGTGTACGGGCTCATCGTACCCGCCCCTTTTTCTACATCGTATGCTTGCATTAAAATACATCCTTGATCGGACCAATGCTTCTGTAAAGTTAAAAT from Bacillus sp. (in: firmicutes) encodes:
- a CDS encoding glycine--tRNA ligase subunit beta, producing MSKRDFLLEIGLEEMPANVITPSMNQLGEKIKQFFQDQKITFGEVRLFSTPRRLAVYVKDVAESQEDIHEEARGPAKKIAIDENGEWTKAALGFSRGQGVDVNDIYFKEVNGVEYCFVNKFIKGKSTMSILPELAHVVRSLSFPKNMRWANQELRYIRPIKWLLALFGEEIIPFSVANVSTDRLTYGHRFLGSQRSIERPAEYEDALKEQYVIANPKERKEMILNQIQALEEKQQWQIPIDEELLEEVNNLVEYPTALFGTFQEKFLAIPEEVLITTMKEHQRYFPVKNAEGNLLPYFVTVRNGDDRYLETVAKGNEKVLRARLADADFFYQEDQKLSIDQALAKLKSIVYHEEIGTLSEKVERVRKLSNQLAELLQFTKEEQSLVDRAAQISKFDLVTQMVYEFPELQGIMGEKYALLLGEDERVARAVNEHYQPRSADDVPAASSIGAVVGIADKLDTIASFFAIDLIPSGSQDPYALRRQALGIVQTLLHHQWSIPLPQLVTEAVQQVIVDGIGSKEAFELEEEIIQFFKLRLKYVLQEENIRYDIVESVLKGQISSLPQLFDRARVLQNHKEDDDFKSVIEALSRVVNIAKKAEKVTTIDPGLFQNGHEHTLYNELEHIRKAFSETASEEEKYELLKSLRPAIEAYFEHTMVMDQNEKIKNNRLSHMNELAHIILSFANVNEIMVK
- a CDS encoding helix-turn-helix transcriptional regulator, which codes for MRTIELNKRQEQILQIVKENGPITGEHIAEKLNLTRATLRPDLAILTMAGYLDARPRVGYFYTGKSGTQLLTENLKKIHVKDYQSIPVVVNENVSVYDAIVTMFLEDVGTLFVVDDKSHLVGVLSRKDLLRASIGKQELTTIPVNIIMTRMPNITMCQKDDLLIEVAKKLIEKQIDALPVVKETEQGFEVIGRITKTNITKAFVALASDQ
- the glyQ gene encoding glycine--tRNA ligase subunit alpha, translated to MNIQDMILTLQKHWSDQGCILMQAYDVEKGAGTMSPYTFLRAIGPEPWNVAYVEPSRRPADGRYGENPNRLYQHHQFQVIMKPSPDNIQEIYLDSLRALGIDPLKHDIRFVEDNWENPSLGCAGLGWEVWLDGMEITQFTYFQQVGGLECKPVSVEITYGIERLASYIQNKENVFDLEWTNGFTVRDIFYQPEYEHSKYTFETSNTDMLFDLFNTFEAEAKKQMEEGLVHPAYDYVLKCSHVFNLLDAKGAISVTERTGYIGRMRNLARQVAKTFYQEREKLGFPILKQQKEDNAK